The following are from one region of the Sorghum bicolor cultivar BTx623 chromosome 2, Sorghum_bicolor_NCBIv3, whole genome shotgun sequence genome:
- the LOC8063690 gene encoding uncharacterized protein LOC8063690 yields the protein MDSTAAAAAAATAAAPVLLVTNDDGIDAPGLRFLVDQLVAAGRYRVLVCAPDTDKSGVSHSITWRAALRCKRVDITGATAFGVSGSPADCASLGISGKLFDGLVPDLVLSGINIGNNCGYHVIYSGTVAGAREAFLYGIPAISMSYDWVAGRSSVNELKVSAEVCMPLINAIVTEIKNGTYPQGSFLNVDVPTDAAHHKGYKITKQGTYMARISWEQTVYKKPAVESYQTANMDVDGEKDSELVTSENDLLFKRVIVGRSADGVEGDEMDYKSLVDGYITVTPLGALSHSEPDAIPYFKACVSRL from the exons ATGGACTCCaccgcggctgctgctgctgctgctaccgcGGCCGCGCCGGTGCTGCTGGTGACGAACGACGACGGGATCGACGCGCCGGGGCTCCGCTTCCTCGTCGACCAGCTCGTCGCCGCGGGGCGGTACCGCGTACTCGTCTGCGCGCCCGACAC AGACAAATCGGGTGTGAGCCACAGCATCACATGGCGTGCTGCACTCCGCTGTAAACGTGTTGATATAACGGGTGCTACAGCATTTGGAGTTTCAG GAAGTCCTGCTGACTGTGCCTCTTTAGGCATCTCTGGAAAACTCTTTGATGGTTTGGTTCCTGATCTG GTACTTAGTGGAATCAACATTGGAAACAATTGTGGGTACCATGT CATTTATTCTGGAACAGTTGCTGGTGCTAGGGAGGCATTCTTATATGGGATTCCTGCGATATCTATGTCATATGATTG GGTTGCGGGTCGGAGCAGTGTTAATGAGCTCAAGGTGTCTGCAGAGGTCTGCATGCCTCTGATAAATGCTATCGTGACTGAGATCAAGAATGGGACTTATCCTCAAGGATCATTCTTGAATGTAGACGTACCAACAGATGCTGCACACCACAAG GGCtacaaaattacaaaacaaggaACATATATGGCCAGAATTAGTTGGGAGCAAACGGTTTACAAGAAGCCTGCGGTAGAAAGTTACCAGACAGCAAACATGGATGTTGATGGCGAAAAGGATAGCGAACTAGTTACTTCAGAAAATGACCTACTGTTTAAGAGAGTG ATTGTAGGGAGAAGTGCCGATGGAGTGGAAGGAGACGAAATGGACTACAAGTCCCTAGTTGATGGATAC ATCACTGTTACTCCTTTGGGTGCTCTTTCCCACTCAGAACCAGATGCCATACCCTATTTCAAAGCTTGCGTATCACGTCTG Tga
- the LOC8078415 gene encoding zeta-carotene desaturase, chloroplastic/chromoplastic, with amino-acid sequence MASVAAAAAAATLAPALACRRRARPGTGLLPPRRAAPAPVRCSLDSNVSDMGVNAPKGLFPPEPEHYRGPKLKVAIIGAGLAGMSTAVELLDQGHEVDLYESRPFIGGKVGSFVDKQGNHIEMGLHVFFGCYSNLFRLMKKVGADNNLLVKEHTHTFVNKGGVIGELDFRFPVGAPLHGIQAFLRTNQLKVYDKARNAVALALSPVVRALVDPDGALQQVRDLDDVSFSDWFMSKGGTRESITRMWDPVAYALGFIDCDNISARCMLTIFTLFATKTEASLLRMLKGSPDVYLSGPIKKYITDRGGRFHLRWGCREVLYEKSPDGLTYVKGLLLTKATSREIIKADAYVAACDVPGIKRLLPSEWREWEMFDNIYKLDGVPVVTVQLRYNGWVTELQDLEKSRQLQRAVGLDNLLYTADADFSCFSDLALSSPADYYIEGQGSLIQAVLTPGDPYMPLPNEEIISKVQKQVVELFPSSRGLEVTWSSVVKIGQSLYREAPGSDPFRPDQKTPVKNFFLSGSYTKQDYIDSMEGATLSGRRTAAYICGAGEELLALRKKLVIDDSEKALGNVQVLQTS; translated from the exons ATGGCCtccgtggccgccgccgccgccgccgccacgctgGCCCCGGCACTCGCGTGCCGGCGCCGGGCGCGGCCGGGGACGGGCCTGctgccgccgcgccgcgccgcgcccgcgcccgtccGCTGCTCGCTCgacagcaacgtctccgacatGGGCGTCAACG CTCCCAAAGGGTTATTCCCACCCGAGCCGGAGCACTACAGGGGGCCGAAGCTCAAGGTGGCCATTATAGGGGCGGGCCTCGCCGGCATGTCCACCGCTGTTGAGCTCTTGGACCAGGGCCATGAG GTTGATTTGTACGAGTCCCGCCCGTTTATTGGTGGTAAGGTTGGCTCCTTCGTTGATAAACAAGGAAACCATATCGAGATGGGGCTGCATGTGTTCTTCGGGTGTTACAGCAATCTCTTCCGCCTCATGAAGAAG GTTGGCGCTGATAATAATCTGCTGGTGAAGGAACACACCCATACTTTTGTAAATAAAGGGGGCGTGATTGGTG AACTTGATTTTCGGTTCCCGGTGGGAGCTCCATTACATGGCATTCAAGCATTCCTAAGAACTAATCAGCTCAAG GTTTATGATAAAGCAAGAAATGCAGTTGCTCTTGCCCTTAGCCCAGTTGTTCGGGCTCTGGTTGATCCGGATGGTGCATTGCAGCAAGTGCGGGACTTGGATGAT GTAAGTTTCAGTGATTGGTTCATGTCCAAAGGTGGTACTCGGGAGAGCATCACAAGAATGTGGGATCCTGTTGCTTACGCTTTGGGTTTCATTGACTGTGATAATATCAGTGCACGTTGCATGCTTACTATTTTCACCTTGTTTGCCACAAAGACAGAGGCATCCCTGTTACGCATGCTAAAGGGTTCACCTGATGTTTACTTAAGTGGCCCAATAAAGAAGTATATAACAGACAGGGGTGGTAG GTTTCACCTAAGGTGGGGATGCAGAGAGGTTCTCTATGAGAAATCACCTGATGGACTGACCTATGTTAAAGGCCTTCTCCTCACCAAG GCTACAAGTAGAGAGATAATCAAAGCCGATGCATATGTTGCAG CCTGTGATGTTCCGGGTATCAAAAGACTACTTCCATCAGAATGGAGGGAATGGGAAATGTTTGACAATATCTACAAGTTAGATGGTGTCCCTGTTGTCACTGTTCAGCTTCGCTACAATGGATGGGTCACTGAACTTCAAGATTTGGAGAAATCAAG ACAACTGCAAAGGGCGGTTGGGTTGGACAACCTTTTGTACACGGCGGATGCAGACTTTTCCTGTTTTTCAGACCTTGCTCTCTCATCTCCTGCTGATTACTACATTGAAGGACAAGGTTCCCTGATCCA AGCTGTGCTGACTCCTGGCGATCCATACATGCCATTGCCAAATGAGGAGATCATTAGTAAAGTTCAAAAGCAG GTTGTAGAATTGTTCCCATCTTCCCGGGGCTTGGAAGTTACATGGTCCAGTGTGGTAAAGATTGGACAATCGTTGTACCGCGAGGCTCCTGGAAGTGATCCATTCAGACCTGATCAGAAGACGCCTGTTAAAAACTTCTTCCTCTCCGGATCTTACACAAAACAG GACTACATTGACAGCATGGAAGGAGCAACTCTCTCTGGCAGGCGAACAGCTGCCTACATCTGCGGCGCCGGAGAGGAGCTGCTGGCCCTCCGAAAAAAGCTAGTCATCGACGACAGCGAGAAGGCGCTGGGGAACGTCCAAGTCCTGCAGACTAGCTGA